TCGATCTGCTGCTGGAAGGTGGCGCCGTCACGCCGAAGGAGATCGAGCGGCAGCTCCGCATGCAGATCGAGAGCGTCGTATTCGAGCTCATGTCGTGGCGCGAGGGATTCTTCTCGTTCGAGGAACGCGCGGCAGCCGATCTCACGTCGTCGCGCGAGGCGCGGATTCGCGTTTCGACCGAGTCGTTGCTCATGGAGGGTGCGCGGCGCATCGACGAGTGGTCTCGCATCGCCGACAAGGTGCCGAGCCTCGCCGTCGTACCCGTGCTCGCGCCGGTGCGCGACGACGGCCAGGCGTCGCAGCTCGACCTCCTGCCACCAGAGTGGGAGGTCCTCTCGATGATCGATGGGACGCGCGACCTGCGCCTCATCGCGAGTACGCTCGGCCGCGCCGAGTTCGACATCGCGCGCGTAGTTTATGGACTTGTAACCACCGGCGTCGTCGAGGTACGAACGAACGACCGCGCCAGGCAGCCGGCGGAGGCGATCGGCGGAACCGAACCCGCGCTCGAGCAGGCGCGCAACGCGCTCGGACGCGAATCGTGCGATGAGGCGCTGACCATCGTTCGCGCGCTGCTTGCGCAGGAGCCATCGAACACGAGTGCCCGCCTGATCGCCGCGCGCGCGCTCACGATGCTCGACCGACGCGACGAAGTCGTCGACGAG
The sequence above is a segment of the Gemmatimonadaceae bacterium genome. Coding sequences within it:
- a CDS encoding DUF4388 domain-containing protein → MAIEGPLRELGIHDVFQLLDLSRKTGVLRVSSELRDDEGVVHFDAGRVVHAHVKSKTVPLELTLLQAGKISKDDLESARAKRTNGRADADIVDLLLEGGAVTPKEIERQLRMQIESVVFELMSWREGFFSFEERAAADLTSSREARIRVSTESLLMEGARRIDEWSRIADKVPSLAVVPVLAPVRDDGQASQLDLLPPEWEVLSMIDGTRDLRLIASTLGRAEFDIARVVYGLVTTGVVEVRTNDRARQPAEAIGGTEPALEQARNALGRESCDEALTIVRALLAQEPSNTSARLIAARALTMLDRRDEVVDELRRAVRADPLTPEVHLELGFAAVRTGDFGAARSSWEHYVRLAPNSPDIGRVRAAIESLTKLMHVLEAHAEATAYG